TCGACGCGGCCGACGAACCGCTCGGCGTCGAGGAGGTCTACGAGCGGTTCCGCGAGGAGGTGCCGAACTGGGAACGGTATCGACGCGCGGACTGGGACGACGAGTGGCGCAAGCGCGTCGAACGGCTGCTCGACTGGGCGGTCGTGTTCGGCCTCGCCGAGCGGGTCGACGGCGCGTATCGCAGTGACTGACCCATCCGACTTTTGTCCTCGCCGCCCCTCTCACGGACGATGAGCGCACCCGTCGACACGGTGCTGTTCGACATCGACGACACGCTGTGTGCGTACCGCCGGTCGGGGGCGGACGTACTCACGGCTGCCTTCGAAGCTACCGGCGTCGAGCCGTTCTTCGGGATCGAGGACTACTACGACCGCTACTCGGCGTTCGTCGATCGCACCGACACCATCCACGAGCTACGCACCGCGTGCTTTGCCGCACTCGCCGACGAGCGCGGCCGTGACCCCGATCACGGACGAGCGGTCGCAGCGGCCTACGCCGACGAACGCGACCACCGAGCCGTCGATGCCTTGCCGGGCGCGCGCGAAGCCGTCGATCGCCTCGGGGCCGACCACCGCCTCGGCGTGGTCACCAACGGCGCGCCCGGGATGCAGGCCGAAAAGCTCGCCGCGATCGGTCTCGACGACGCGTTCGAAGTCGTCGTCCACGCCGGCTACGACGCACCCGCGAAACCCGA
This sequence is a window from Halococcus salifodinae DSM 8989. Protein-coding genes within it:
- a CDS encoding HAD family hydrolase, encoding MSAPVDTVLFDIDDTLCAYRRSGADVLTAAFEATGVEPFFGIEDYYDRYSAFVDRTDTIHELRTACFAALADERGRDPDHGRAVAAAYADERDHRAVDALPGAREAVDRLGADHRLGVVTNGAPGMQAEKLAAIGLDDAFEVVVHAGYDAPAKPDPAPFHHALDALDTDPDSTVHVGNSLTSDVPGAQAAGLRAAWLADGSTPDPVPAYTLDSMTALHEPPWQTR